A portion of the Deltaproteobacteria bacterium genome contains these proteins:
- a CDS encoding cyclic nucleotide-binding domain-containing protein has protein sequence MIKLGRYQPGEVIVKENDQGGTAYVIEEGTVEVSKQRDGREVYLAYLEAGE, from the coding sequence ATGATCAAGCTGGGCCGGTATCAACCTGGAGAAGTCATCGTAAAGGAAAACGACCAAGGGGGAACGGCCTATGTTATCGAGGAAGGAACGGTCGAAGTAAGCAAACAACGTGATGGCCGAGAGGTTTACCTTGCTTACCTTGAAGCAGGCGAATAA
- the hslV gene encoding ATP-dependent protease subunit HslV → MFHGTTILAIKHNGKVVVVGDGQVSLGQTVMKRSARKVRKLYHDKVIAGFAGATADAFTLFEKFEGKLEQFNGNLKRAAVELAKDWRTDRMLRRLEALLIIADVNDLLVISGSGDVIEPDDGVIAIGSGGNYALAAARVLVKHSQLDARAIAEEAMRQAADICIYTNSQLTFEQLP, encoded by the coding sequence ATGTTCCACGGCACAACCATATTAGCGATCAAACACAACGGTAAAGTCGTCGTCGTCGGCGACGGGCAGGTAAGCCTTGGCCAGACGGTGATGAAGCGCAGCGCTCGCAAGGTGCGCAAGCTTTATCATGACAAAGTCATTGCCGGTTTTGCCGGCGCGACGGCGGATGCGTTTACGTTGTTCGAAAAGTTCGAAGGCAAGCTCGAACAGTTCAACGGTAATCTCAAGCGCGCGGCGGTCGAATTGGCCAAAGATTGGCGCACTGACCGCATGCTGCGCCGTCTTGAGGCGCTGTTGATCATCGCGGACGTCAACGATTTGCTGGTGATCTCGGGCAGCGGCGATGTGATCGAGCCGGACGATGGCGTGATCGCCATCGGCTCCGGTGGCAACTATGCGCTGGCCGCCGCGCGGGTGCTCGTCAAACACTCTCAGCTCGACGCCCGTGCCATCGCCGAAGAGGCGATGCGCCAGGCGGCGGACATCTGCATTTACACCAATTCGCAGCTCACCTTTGAGCAATTGCCGTAG
- the hslU gene encoding ATP-dependent protease ATPase subunit HslU has translation MTPREIVSELDRYIVGQKDAKRAVAIALRNRWRRQLVPEDLRDEIAPKNIIMIGPTGVGKTEISRRLAKLAQAPFIKVEASKFTEVGYVGRDVESIIRDLTDLAVNMVKEEEKKKVEIRAREIAEERILDLLLPSSSSESGDGEAIDAPRLQGTREKFKKMLRDGKLDDRFVDIEMTQNMMPMIEVMTPQGMEGMEFNLKEMFSNMLPKKTKKKTAKIPEAMEILTQEEAAKLIDMDKVTAEAVRRVEQSGIVFLDEIDKIAGRESSHGPDVSREGVQRDLLPIVEGSTVNTKYGMVKTDHILFVASGAFHTAKPSDLIPEFQGRFPIRVELSPLGKDDFVRILTEPKNALIRQYAALLETEKVHLSFGDDAIEEIARIAADVNERTENIGARRLHTILERLLDEVSFTAPEMPGKNVAIDAQYVKDRLAPILKNEDLSRYIL, from the coding sequence ATGACACCTCGGGAAATCGTTTCAGAGCTCGACCGTTACATCGTCGGACAGAAGGATGCGAAGCGGGCCGTGGCGATTGCGCTGCGCAATCGCTGGCGCCGGCAACTGGTGCCGGAGGACCTGCGCGACGAGATTGCGCCGAAAAACATCATCATGATCGGACCGACGGGCGTGGGCAAAACCGAAATTTCCCGCCGCCTGGCCAAGCTGGCGCAGGCGCCTTTTATCAAAGTCGAAGCTTCCAAGTTTACCGAAGTGGGTTACGTCGGACGCGATGTCGAATCGATCATTCGCGATTTGACCGATCTGGCGGTCAACATGGTGAAAGAAGAGGAGAAGAAAAAGGTCGAAATTCGCGCCCGGGAAATTGCCGAGGAACGCATCTTGGATCTTTTGCTGCCGTCCAGCTCGAGCGAGAGCGGCGATGGCGAAGCGATCGACGCGCCGCGTCTGCAGGGGACGCGGGAGAAGTTCAAAAAAATGCTGCGCGACGGCAAGCTGGACGATCGCTTCGTCGACATCGAGATGACACAGAACATGATGCCGATGATCGAAGTGATGACGCCGCAGGGCATGGAAGGCATGGAGTTCAACTTGAAAGAGATGTTCTCCAACATGCTGCCGAAGAAAACCAAAAAGAAGACCGCCAAAATTCCCGAGGCGATGGAGATTCTCACCCAGGAAGAAGCGGCCAAGCTGATCGATATGGACAAAGTGACGGCGGAGGCCGTGCGCCGGGTCGAGCAATCGGGCATCGTTTTTTTGGACGAGATCGACAAGATCGCCGGGCGGGAGTCGAGCCACGGCCCGGACGTTTCGCGCGAAGGCGTGCAGCGCGATCTCTTGCCAATCGTGGAAGGTTCCACAGTCAACACCAAGTACGGCATGGTGAAAACCGATCATATTCTCTTCGTCGCTTCGGGCGCTTTTCACACCGCCAAGCCCTCCGATCTGATTCCTGAATTTCAGGGCCGTTTTCCGATTCGCGTCGAGCTTTCGCCGCTGGGCAAAGACGATTTCGTGCGGATATTGACCGAGCCGAAAAACGCGCTCATTCGCCAATATGCCGCGTTGCTCGAAACCGAAAAAGTTCACTTGAGTTTCGGCGATGACGCGATCGAAGAGATCGCGCGCATCGCTGCCGACGTGAACGAGCGCACGGAAAACATCGGTGCGCGCCGGCTCCACACCATTCTTGAACGATTGCTCGACGAGGTTTCCTTTACGGCACCGGAGATGCCCGGCAAGAATGTCGCCATCGACGCCCAATACGTCAAAGACCGCCTGGCGCCGATCTTGAAAAACGAAGACCTCTCGCGCTATATCCTCTAG
- the argB gene encoding acetylglutamate kinase encodes MEDFIGKAEVLMEALPFIRRFYGKTFVIKYGGNAMIDEELKASFAQDIVLLKYVGVNPVVVHGGGPQIDEVLVKMGIKSQFVRGMRVTDQQTLDIVEMVLVGKLNKEIVMLINKHGGMAVGLSGKDGSLVVARKMNVTVSENGAPPEIIDIGMVGEIIGINPLIIESLDQNKFIPVIAPVGAGREGETYNINADLVAGEIAEALHAEKLILMTDVAGVKDKKGELLSTLKVNQAKKMIEDGVIASGMIPKVECCMEALKGGVEKTHIIDGRVKHAVLLEAFTKQGVGTEVVRK; translated from the coding sequence ATGGAAGATTTTATCGGCAAAGCAGAAGTTCTTATGGAAGCGCTGCCGTTCATTCGGCGCTTTTATGGGAAGACATTCGTCATAAAATATGGCGGCAACGCCATGATTGACGAAGAGCTCAAAGCGAGCTTTGCCCAGGACATCGTCTTGCTCAAGTACGTCGGCGTCAATCCGGTGGTGGTCCACGGCGGCGGCCCGCAGATCGACGAAGTGCTGGTCAAGATGGGCATCAAGAGCCAGTTTGTCCGCGGCATGCGCGTGACCGATCAGCAGACGCTCGACATTGTCGAGATGGTGTTGGTTGGCAAGCTCAATAAAGAGATTGTCATGCTCATCAACAAACATGGCGGTATGGCGGTGGGCTTGAGCGGCAAAGACGGCAGCCTCGTAGTCGCGCGCAAAATGAACGTGACCGTCTCTGAGAACGGCGCGCCGCCCGAAATCATCGATATCGGCATGGTCGGGGAAATCATTGGCATCAATCCGCTGATCATCGAGTCGCTCGATCAGAACAAATTTATCCCCGTGATCGCACCGGTGGGAGCCGGGCGCGAGGGCGAGACCTACAATATCAACGCCGATTTGGTCGCCGGCGAAATCGCCGAAGCGCTGCATGCCGAGAAGCTAATACTCATGACGGATGTTGCCGGTGTCAAAGACAAGAAGGGCGAGCTCTTGAGCACGCTCAAAGTCAATCAAGCGAAAAAGATGATCGAGGACGGTGTTATCGCCTCGGGCATGATCCCCAAAGTCGAATGCTGCATGGAAGCGCTCAAGGGCGGCGTCGAGAAGACTCACATCATCGATGGCCGCGTAAAGCACGCCGTGCTGCTCGAAGCCTTTACCAAGCAGGGAGTCGGGACGGAAGTGGTGCGGAAATGA
- a CDS encoding acetylornithine transaminase yields MKNRDVAKLTDQYVAQTYGRYPIALVRGKGARVWDADGKEYIDFLAGIAVNSLGHCHPAVVRAIQQQAKTLIHVSNLYHIPPQSELARELCRHSFADRVFFCNSGAEANEAAIKLARRYGGEHLGGKHEILTAQNSFHGRTLATLTATGQEKVRAGYDPLPAGFRQIPYNDLAAAEDAIDANKTVGIMIEPIQGEGGVHVPDDAYMKGLRDLCDRRAILLIFDEVQTGMGRTGKLFGYEHFGVAPDIMTLAKALAGGVPMGAMLAREKVAKSFGPGSHASTFGGNPLACSAALAVMRTLITGGVLRSSIKTGKYFAHALEKFKDKFPFVRGVRGKGLILGLELDIEGAKIVDECMKEGLLLNCTAYKILRFVPPLTITNKEIDRGLAILERVLARI; encoded by the coding sequence ATGAAGAACCGCGATGTCGCCAAGCTCACCGATCAATATGTCGCGCAAACCTACGGACGTTATCCGATCGCGCTCGTGCGCGGCAAAGGCGCGCGCGTCTGGGACGCCGACGGCAAAGAGTACATCGACTTTCTCGCCGGTATCGCGGTCAATAGCCTCGGCCATTGCCACCCGGCGGTGGTGCGGGCGATCCAGCAGCAAGCCAAGACGCTGATTCACGTTTCTAATCTCTACCATATTCCACCGCAGTCCGAGCTGGCGCGTGAGCTGTGCCGCCACTCGTTTGCCGACCGCGTGTTCTTTTGCAATAGCGGCGCCGAAGCCAACGAAGCGGCCATCAAGCTGGCGCGCCGCTACGGCGGCGAGCACCTGGGCGGCAAACATGAAATCCTAACGGCGCAGAATTCTTTTCATGGGCGCACGCTGGCGACGCTGACGGCCACCGGTCAAGAGAAAGTTCGCGCCGGCTACGATCCGCTGCCGGCGGGCTTCCGGCAGATCCCCTACAACGATCTGGCCGCCGCCGAGGACGCCATCGATGCAAACAAGACCGTCGGTATCATGATCGAGCCGATCCAAGGCGAAGGCGGCGTTCATGTGCCGGACGACGCCTACATGAAAGGGCTGCGTGATCTGTGCGATCGGCGCGCCATCTTGCTGATTTTCGACGAAGTGCAGACCGGCATGGGGCGCACCGGCAAGCTCTTTGGCTACGAGCATTTCGGCGTTGCTCCCGACATCATGACCCTGGCCAAAGCGTTGGCGGGCGGTGTGCCGATGGGAGCGATGCTGGCGCGCGAGAAAGTCGCCAAGAGTTTCGGTCCCGGCAGCCACGCCTCGACCTTTGGTGGCAACCCATTGGCTTGCAGCGCCGCGTTGGCAGTGATGCGGACGTTGATAACCGGCGGTGTGCTCAGAAGCAGCATCAAGACCGGTAAGTATTTCGCTCACGCTCTGGAAAAATTCAAAGACAAGTTCCCATTTGTACGCGGCGTGCGCGGCAAGGGGCTGATTCTTGGCTTGGAGCTCGACATCGAAGGGGCGAAAATTGTCGACGAATGCATGAAAGAGGGGCTATTGCTCAACTGCACGGCGTACAAGATCTTGCGCTTCGTGCCACCGTTGACGATTACCAACAAAGAAATCGATCGCGGGTTGGCAATTCTAGAAAGAGTGCTGGCGCGTATTTAA